One Ahaetulla prasina isolate Xishuangbanna chromosome 1, ASM2864084v1, whole genome shotgun sequence DNA window includes the following coding sequences:
- the RAB11B gene encoding ras-related protein Rab-11B: protein MGTRDDEYDYLFKVVLIGDSGVGKSNLLSRFTRNEFNLESKSTIGVEFATRSIQVDGKTIKAQIWDTAGQERYRAITSAYYRGAVGALLVYDIAKHLTYENVERWLKELRDHADNNIVIMLVGNKSDLRHLRAVPTDEARAFAEKNNLSFIETSALDSTNVEEAFKNILTEIYRIVSQKQIADRSAHDESPGNNVVDISVPPTTDGQKSNKLQCCQNL, encoded by the exons ATGGGCACCCGCGACGACGAGTACGACTATCTCTTCAAAG TGGTGCTGATCGGAGACTCCGGCGTGGGGAAGAGTAACCTCTTATCCCGTTTCACACGGAATGAATTCAACCTGGAGAGCAAAAGCACCATTGGGGTGGAGTTTGCCACCAGAAGCATCCAGGTGGATGGGAAGACGATAAAGGCCCAGATCTGGGATACGGCAGGCCAGGAGCGCTATCGTGCCATCACCTCTGC CTACTACCGTGGTGCCGTTGGGGCCCTTCTGGTTTACgacattgccaagcacctgacctACGAGAACGTGGAGCGTTGGCTGAAGGAGCTGCGGGATCACGCAGACAATAACATTGTCATCATGTTGGTGGGGAACAAGAGCGACCTGCGTCACCTGAGAGCTGTGCCGACGGATGAGGCCCGTGCTTTTGCAG aaaaaaacaatctcTCGTTCATTGAAACTTCAGCACTTGACTCAACAAATGTAGAAGAAGCCTTCAAGAACATCCTTACAG AAATTTATCGCATCGTGTCCCAGAAGCAGATCGCAGACCGGTCTGCCCACGACGAGTCTCCGGGGAACAACGTGGTGGACATCAGCGTGCCTCCCACCACCGACGGACAGAAATCCAATAAACTCCAGTGCTGCCAGAACCTGTGA